Genomic segment of Gallus gallus isolate bGalGal1 chromosome 28, bGalGal1.mat.broiler.GRCg7b, whole genome shotgun sequence:
CGTGTCAGTATCACGCGgtgtgtttctcttttctctcgTTGCAGTGACTCGCAGGACCAAACTTTCCCATTCGGACTCCTTGCCAGAGGGGTTGGAAGCGAAGGGTTGACCTCTGCAGCGGTGCCTCCTCAGCGGGCGCTGCAAACGGACCTGAACATTTTGAGAGGATGCCTGGATGGACAGAGGGCGAGGAGGGCCCGACTGCCCGCTCAGCATCGGCACcgagcgaggaggaggaggaggaggaggaggagaagcgCTCAGCTGCAGGGTTGGGGCACAGCCAactgctccgctccgctccctcACCCGCCAACCTCAGCACCAGCCTGGTTAAGGATCGCTCTGTCTTACCCTCCTAAGGGCTTCTGCAGACCAAACTCCTGCAATTCGGTGCCGTCCGTCCCCGGTTGGGCTGAAAGCACAGCAACCTTTCCCTGCAGGACCTGCaccgccgccccgcagcccaTCGCTCCTCCCGGGACCGGGGATCCGCGGCAGCAaagcgggaggaggaggaggaggaggaggagcgctGCTGGGACCGGCCGGGCTGCGCAGGGACCCAAAGCTGCGTGCGGGCAGCGCTGCTTCCCAGCCCAGGTGGGACCTTCCGCACTGagttcagctctgcagcacctccccgCCGCGCCGGGCCGCCGTCCCCGCGCTTCTTTCTTCCCCGCCGTTCCCTCCGAGGGGCGGATTTTCCATCGCGCAGCGCTTTTCTGTCCGTATCCACACCTTTACGCGCCCGGGGGCGCCGCTCCGACCTCTGTGCCCCCAATCCCTGCGGAGCGCGGCGGGGGACGGAGAGCGGCgatgggggcggggggcgctGCGGGGGGGTTGGGGCGGGgttggggctgcagcccctctgcccccccgCCGCAGGGGTTGACAGAGCCGgcggggtgtgtgtgtgtgtgtgtgtgtgggtgtgttCCTATAGTCCATGTTTACTTGTTGTAAATACCATTTTTATACTGAACATCGTCCGTGGTTTGTAGAACGTGCTTTATTTCTGCTCCGAGTGACTCCGTGGAGTTTAAACTTCATCTCCTTTGGAACGGAACGAAAAACAGAACGAAAAAGGACCAACAGCTGCAGaacggggggggggtggggggggtgggagggggaggggaaccCCACCGGATCCCtcgcggtgcggtgcggtgcggacCGCCGCCCTTCGACGCCTCCGCCGTTTCTTCCATCGCCGCTCCGCCCGCGCCAGCCGGTCTGAAAAACCCTACGTTTATTTAATAAAGGTTTTACTTCTGAGTAGCCCGGCTGCCCTGCGTCCGCCGCCTGGGGTTGGGGCGGCCCGCGGCTGCACGGCCGGCACCGCTTCGGGGCACCGGAGCCGAACCGGAGCCGAAGCGACGCACCGCACGGCGCGCCCGGACAGCGCAACGCGCCACGGACCCACGGAGCCCCGCCCCCCTGAGCGGCTCCGCCAATGGGCGACCAGCAGCAGAGCGGCTCCGCCCACGAGAGAAGCGAAGCGCGCGGCGCGCCGCCGACAGCCAATCAAAGAAGCGGGGCGGGCCTCGTGCCATTGGGGCGGTGCTAACGTGGGCCAGGAACCAATAGGAAAGCGCGCGGCACCGCATCATTTGCATACCCCTCGAGTGCCAGCCAATCCGCTGCCGCCCGGGGGCGGGGCGCGACTCCGCAGCGGCAGTTTCCGGCGCGGGCGCTTCCGCCGCTGTCCCCGTAAGGCGCGGTGCCGCCCGGCGCGTCCGTCCCCGCGGGGGCCGCCCGGGGCAGCGGCCGTCGAGCGGCCGAAGTCGGCTTTGCTCCCCGCAGACCCCGCCCCGGGCAGAGGACGCGGGACACGACCGACCCCcgtggggcggggcggggcggccgggggggggggggtggctaCGAAGGAAGACGGGGAAGGGGCGACGGCCGCGGCGCAGCACGAGGAGCTCCGGCCGCGATCTCACCGCGAGGCGCTCCGTCACGGGCCGCTGTAGTTGTAGAAGCTCTGCAGCACGCGGGGGTTGGGGAGCAGCACCCACAGGCCGTGCACGGGCTGCAGCCACCACGGGTAGAAGAGCTCCCGCAGCCGCGCGGCACCGCCGCGGATGATGGCGAGAGCCGCTTCTGCCGCCGGAGAGGCGGCGATGAACACTTTGCCTCTGCGGGAGACGGGCGGAGCGTCACGCGGGGCACCGAACGGCGCTGCGGGCCGCCCTGCGGACAGCCCCACCCACACACCGGGTCTTCTCCAGCGCCGCGTCGGTGTCGATGAGGCCGAGGATGCACAGCGTGATGGAGACGTTCCTCTTCTGCATCGTGAGCTCGTGGCGCAGGGAGCTGAAGAAGCCGTCCAGTGCGAACTTCGTGGCTGAGTAGGAGGTGGTGAAGGGGGTGGGTATCTTCCCTGCGGGAGGAAAGGAGGGCGACCGAACGTCCGGCAGGGAAGAAGCCCGGCCCGCCTCCGTCCCGCTCGCTGCAGCTCGAATGTGTGCCGAGACTGAGCCGAGgtgtgcaggagctgcacttCAGTCACACACTGACCTGTGAGGGAAGAAACCACCACCACTGAGCCGTGGTTCTTCTCCAgggtgggcagagctgctgttgcgAGCGCCACATAACTAAAGAAATTCACctggaaggagagagagagggagagagagagagcgagcGTGGGAGGAACCCGAGAGCCAACAGAACAGAACTGCAAGGCGCGTGGCTTGGATGTGGCATTGAGAACACGAGGAGGAAAGAATCATctcagtggggatggggacaaaCGTTGCACCCGTGAGCCCTTCAGATGCCAGGCACGGCCACGGAGAAGTGAGCAATGCTACTGTGGGGCCACTCAGCCCCTGTTACTGTGGGACCTTCACGTAGACATTTCCTGGCAAGAGGCCGCCGTCCCCGATCTCTCTGTATGCTGTTCTCACTCTGCATCCCCTGCCCAGTCAAAGGACACCAGCAGTGCCTGTTTGCTCCCCAGCTGAGCTCAGACCACCACGAAGCATCTCTTTGGAGCTGCACCGCTTCGAATCGCACGGACGCCCTTACCTGCGGCCCCaggctcctgccctgcagcaaacACCCGCTTCCCACCATCAGTCACCCACCTGGCCCAGCTAGGAGCAAAGCGGGACAGCTCTTCATCCCTCCGGCCCCAAAATGTGGCACCACGGGGATTCTATGGGGAAGTTCTGTGTCTGAGCAGAGGCtcaaacagcaaacagcacttCCAGCCATCGCAGCACGTTCTGTAATGGACACATGCTGTAGCTGGGTGGGAGTGCTCACTCCTCACCTTCCTAAACACGGCACACATTGGGCAAGGACCCTCAGCAGGCCaagcccagcagctctgagctgaggACAGATAAGGaggacagaaggaaggagagaagtcAGCTCCACCCGGGCATTCTTGTGCACACACCAACATAAGTGAGCAGAACACTGAGGCGAGTAAGGAAGTCTCCAAAGCACTGGACTTGAAACGCACACAGTGGTCgccctcagctgctgccataGGTCTGAATTTGCCTTTGAGCCCTTCCAGGCTGTGCCAGGAGAAGCAGAATCACTGCGCCCCATGAGAACTTCTGCTGGGAATCCTCACCTGCATGAGCCAGCGGGTGTGCTCCACATCTCCACCCCACATCTGGAAAGGGGAAACGCCGATGTGGTTCAGCACCAGGTAGTCCAGCCCTCCTGGGGGCAGAGAGACAGCAGTCAGGGGGGAGGCCGTCCCCGAGGACCCACTGCAGCAGCCCCTCAGAAGGAGAGCACTCACAGCCTTTCCTCCCCCAGCAGAAGACATGTGGGTATGCTGCCATTCTTGTTCTGCTTACCCAGATTTTGGACAGCGAACTGAACCACCCTGTCAGGCTCTGAAGGGGAAGACATATCAGCTGGAATATAGAAGACTTTCTTTGCTCCGAGGGTCAGGCATTTCTTCATCACCTGGGAAAACAATGCTCTCCCAGTGATTAAAagcgtggggtggggggaaggaaCAGCAATAAGGGCACTGCAAGGAGCTCCTTCCCCCCCACTACTACTGTCAGTAAGAAACACCTCCAGACAAAGACACCATTCAACTTAAATCTGCCCCTACTCAGCTCATTTTACATCAACACTCcgtctgctcacagcagctgaaCGGAGGGCTCTTAGCAACATAGAGATTCAGTCCAGCTTGGAAAAGGATCAAGACCCATCCAAAAACAGACCGTCTTCAGAAGAATGCTTCTAGAACACGggttacagaatcacagagtgagACCTTAAGGATCCCTGAGTTCCAACCCCTTTTGTTGTGGTTGATCCAAAGCATGTGGGCTTCTGCAGTGCTCATCTTTCAGAGGTGTTTTGCACTGAGGGGCGTGCGAAGGCTGCCTGGCACACAGTTGGGTCTCTGGTGAGGTGATGTCCCCACAGGAACTGtgcctgctgctccagctctccTCATTTCATAGCGCACAACTCTCCTGGCAAGGCACTTATCCTGAGGTCTGAGAGAGATCTGCTCTATGTGGATggaggctgcatggggctgtgagcagccggcactgctgggaggtgtccctgcctacgGGCGGGAGGAACTgcatgatcttggaggtcccttccaacccaaaccatcctatgattctctCTACACGCCGCCCCATAAAGAAGTCTCGTCTTCAAGATGGTCAAACATTATACAGAAAGGTTGGGGTGTCTGTAAGAGCTACAGATAGGACTGACTCAGAAGGGCAtctcacagaactgcagctccATCCTCCCCTATGGCTGAGCTCCCTCTggagcacagagccccattATGCTGTGGTAGTGCCCTCTGGTAGGAGAAacatgcactgcagcagcactgctgcgtGACAGCACAGAGTAACCCACCCGGGGGTCACTGCAGAGAagggtggcacagagcagcgcCAGCACAGCGGgctcagcacacactgctgatgTGTTCTGTTCTACAGAAAGCACAAAGCATTCCCTGCAGCACCTCGGCTGCTCTTTTGCAATGCTGcttctgaaggagaaaacacagtATGTGTCAAAGCCCCAAGCCCTGACATTCTCCCTCACCCAAAGCAGccctcacctcctgcagcacagcttccctCCTGGCGGTCAGAACAATTTCAGCCCCAAACGTGGCATAGTGATAGGCCATCTGCTCCCCAATCCCAGCGCTGGCTCCGGTCAGCAGGACGCGGGCACCAGAAAGCTGCTCTGTTTACGGGAGaagacacagcacagcacagcacagatcaCTTTCAGGAAGCAGGTTTCTGTTCTACAGAAGCTGTGCAGCACAAAGAGGGCCCCGGGCCTGCAGCATTCCCCCTccactcagctcttgtgaggccccatctgcagtactgtgtccagtcctggggcccccagcacaagaaagatgcagagctcttggagtgggtccagaggagggccactaagatcatcagagggctgcagcagctctcctgtgaggaaaggtggagggaactgggcttgtttagcttggagaagagaaggctccagggagacctcattgcagccctcCAGTACtggaagggagtgtataaacaggaaggggtacgactgtttatgagggtggatagtgagaggacaagggggaatgatcttaaatgaagacagaaggtttaggttggatattaggagtGTGACTCTGTGTGTTCCTTGGATCAGTGTGGAGTTCGGATCAGTTTCGAGTTCAGCCAGCCCTCCTGTGCTCAGCCACATGGGGATGGTTCCTGAGCCCAGAGTTTGCAGTGAAAAGGGAAAGGTGGTGGCTGAGGCTATCAGCTCTGGTACGGCCGTGAGTGGGAAGGGACTGCAATCACAGTTTGTTAATACAAGCAG
This window contains:
- the HSD11B1L gene encoding hydroxysteroid 11-beta-dehydrogenase 1-like protein isoform X6, encoding MMKPFGKVLCAAGSLAVLLAFFWRDTFQPEQLSGARVLLTGASAGIGEQMAYHYATFGAEIVLTARREAVLQEVMKKCLTLGAKKVFYIPADMSSPSEPDRVVQFAVQNLGGLDYLVLNHIGVSPFQMWGGDVEHTRWLMQGRYPPPSPPPTQPRSSHWTASSAPCATSSRCRRGTSPSRCASSASSTPTRRWRRPEAKCSSPPLRRQKRLSPSSAAVPRGCGSSSTRGGCSPCTACGCCSPTPACCRASTTTAARDGAPRDRLARAERRWKKRRRRRRAAVRTAPHREGSGGVPLPLPPPPPPPRSAAVGPFSFCFSFRSKGDEV
- the HSD11B1L gene encoding hydroxysteroid 11-beta-dehydrogenase 1-like protein isoform X2, producing MMKPFGKVLCAAGSLAVLLAFFWRDTFQPEQLSGARVLLTGASAGIGEQMAYHYATFGAEIVLTARREAVLQEVMKKCLTLGAKKVFYIPADMSSPSEPDRVVQFAVQNLGGLDYLVLNHIGVSPFQMWGGDVEHTRWLMQVNFFSYVALATAALPTLEKNHGSVVVVSSLTGQCVTEVQLLHTSAQSRHTFELQRAGRRRAGLLPCRTFGRPPFLPQGRYPPPSPPPTQPRSSHWTASSAPCATSSRCRRGTSPSRCASSASSTPTRRWRRPEAKCSSPPLRRQKRLSPSSAAVPRGCGSSSTRGGCSPCTACGCCSPTPACCRASTTTAARDGAPRDRLARAERRWKKRRRRRRAAVRTAPHREGSGGVPLPLPPPPPPPRSAAVGPFSFCFSFRSKGDEV
- the HSD11B1L gene encoding hydroxysteroid 11-beta-dehydrogenase 1-like protein isoform X5; this encodes MMKPFGKVLCAAGSLAVLLAFFWRDTFQPEQLSGARVLLTGASAGIGEQMAYHYATFGAEIVLTARREAVLQEVMKKCLTLGAKKVFYIPADMSSPSEPDRVVQFAVQNLGGLDYLVLNHIGVSPFQMWGGDVEHTRWLMQGRYPPPSPPPTQPRSSHWTASSAPCATSSRCRRGTSPSRCASSASSTPTRRWRRPEAKCSSPPLRRQKRLSPSSAAVPRGCGSSSTRGGCSPCTACGCCSPTPACCRASTTTAARDGAPRGFFRPAGAGGAAMEETAEASKGGGPHRTAPRGIRWGSPPPPTPPTPPPFCSCWSFFVLFFVPFQRR
- the HSD11B1L gene encoding hydroxysteroid 11-beta-dehydrogenase 1-like protein isoform X1, which gives rise to MMKPFGKVLCAAGSLAVLLAFFWRDTFQPEQLSGARVLLTGASAGIGEQMAYHYATFGAEIVLTARREAVLQEVMKKCLTLGAKKVFYIPADMSSPSEPDRVVQFAVQNLGGLDYLVLNHIGVSPFQMWGGDVEHTRWLMQVNFFSYVALATAALPTLEKNHGSVVVVSSLTGQCVTEVQLLHTSAQSRHTFELQRAGRRRAGLLPCRTFGRPPFLPQGRYPPPSPPPTQPRSSHWTASSAPCATSSRCRRGTSPSRCASSASSTPTRRWRRPEAKCSSPPLRRQKRLSPSSAAVPRGCGSSSTRGGCSPCTACGCCSPTPACCRASTTTAARDGAPRGFFRPAGAGGAAMEETAEASKGGGPHRTAPRGIRWGSPPPPTPPTPPPFCSCWSFFVLFFVPFQRR
- the HSD11B1L gene encoding hydroxysteroid 11-beta-dehydrogenase 1-like protein isoform X4; translated protein: MAYHYATFGAEIVLTARREAVLQEVMKKCLTLGAKKVFYIPADMSSPSEPDRVVQFAVQNLGGLDYLVLNHIGVSPFQMWGGDVEHTRWLMQVNFFSYVALATAALPTLEKNHGSVVVVSSLTGQCVTEVQLLHTSAQSRHTFELQRAGRRRAGLLPCRTFGRPPFLPQGRYPPPSPPPTQPRSSHWTASSAPCATSSRCRRGTSPSRCASSASSTPTRRWRRPEAKCSSPPLRRQKRLSPSSAAVPRGCGSSSTRGGCSPCTACGCCSPTPACCRASTTTAARDGAPRGFFRPAGAGGAAMEETAEASKGGGPHRTAPRGIRWGSPPPPTPPTPPPFCSCWSFFVLFFVPFQRR
- the HSD11B1L gene encoding hydroxysteroid 11-beta-dehydrogenase 1-like protein isoform 1 precursor (isoform 1 precursor is encoded by transcript variant 1) — its product is MMKPFGKVLCAAGSLAVLLAFFWRDTFQPEQLSGARVLLTGASAGIGEQMAYHYATFGAEIVLTARREAVLQEVMKKCLTLGAKKVFYIPADMSSPSEPDRVVQFAVQNLGGLDYLVLNHIGVSPFQMWGGDVEHTRWLMQVNFFSYVALATAALPTLEKNHGSVVVVSSLTGKIPTPFTTSYSATKFALDGFFSSLRHELTMQKRNVSITLCILGLIDTDAALEKTRGKVFIAASPAAEAALAIIRGGAARLRELFYPWWLQPVHGLWVLLPNPRVLQSFYNYSGP
- the HSD11B1L gene encoding hydroxysteroid 11-beta-dehydrogenase 1-like protein isoform X3; translation: MMKPFGKVLCAAGSLAVLLAFFWRDTFQPEQLSGARVLLTGASAGIGEQMAYHYATFGAEIVLTARREAVLQEVMKKCLTLGAKKVFYIPADMSSPSEPDRVVQFAVQNLGGLDYLVLNHIGVSPFQMWGGDVEHTRWLMQVNFFSYVALATAALPTLEKNHGSVVVVSSLTGQCVTEVQLLHTSAQSRHTFELQRAGRRRAGLLPCRTFGRPPFLPQGRYPPPSPPPTQPRSSHWTASSAPCATSSRCRRGTSPSRCASSASSTPTRRWRRPGVWVGLSAGRPAAPFGAPRDAPPVSRRGKVFIAASPAAEAALAIIRGGAARLRELFYPWWLQPVHGLWVLLPNPRVLQSFYNYSGP
- the HSD11B1L gene encoding hydroxysteroid 11-beta-dehydrogenase 1-like protein isoform X7, which translates into the protein MMKPFGKVLCAAGSLAVLLAFFWRDTFQPEQLSGARVLLTGASAGIGEQMAYHYATFGAEIVLTARREAVLQEVMKKCLTLGAKKVFYIPADMSSPSEPDRVVQFAVQNLGGLDYLVLNHIGVSPFQMWGGDVEHTRWLMQLRAAGLGLLRVLAQCVPCLGRIPVVPHFGAGGMKSCPALLLAGPAVQLQRDASWWSELSWGANRHCWCPLTGQGMQSENSIQRDRGRRPLARKCLREGPTVTGAEWPHSSIAHFSVAVPGI
- the HSD11B1L gene encoding hydroxysteroid 11-beta-dehydrogenase 1-like protein isoform 2 precursor (isoform 2 precursor is encoded by transcript variant 4); the encoded protein is MMKPFGKVLCAAGSLAVLLAFFWRDTFQPEQLSGARVLLTGASAGIGEQMAYHYATFGAEIVLTARREAVLQEVMKKCLTLGAKKVFYIPADMSSPSEPDRVVQFAVQNLGGLDYLVLNHIGVSPFQMWGGDVEHTRWLMQVRIPSRSSHGAQ